One genomic segment of Apostichopus japonicus isolate 1M-3 chromosome 23, ASM3797524v1, whole genome shotgun sequence includes these proteins:
- the LOC139964985 gene encoding alpha-(1,3)-fucosyltransferase 7-like, translating into MQMGSIKSCFHRLWLILVLCLSVFLVIYHHDKVTLPIYVATPKKVSGIHHSTDEFHPGKTHRNTNKANKRIEDAEIGSNKISVGYFEGLRTYWLYERLFQPFNSQIYCNCSQVGTVSKRMFKKTSEMGSFDIVVFPYDVAIAPGIDDNWKRILKQRHGLQRWVYATRETPSKLRNSLIPKPLTKKTYHWSCTYRSNSDITIPYGYFKRYEKPQRATTLNWAENKTGLVAWMSTNSAKQWNRKGFVETLSSLVDIDIYGGPTGISCPRNSSVCDKKIQSHKFYLALENSCCKEYISEKLWRTLILNTVPIVIGPQKRDYLNLAPPNSFIYADDFESMQDLVSYLKYVDSNDTLYNEYFKWREVGYVINLSSETAAPIIAGANEPPPGIYYSCYSACKMADLYRTDKMEKRHKQHFFNPRSKQWMGSCEPCAKHNWISHFEYEVT; encoded by the coding sequence ATGCAGATGGGATCTATAAAATCATGTTTTCATAGACTATGGCTAATTCTGgttctttgtttatctgtttTTCTTGTTATATATCATCATGATAAAGTCACGCTACCAATTTATGTCGCGACACCGAAGAAAGTCTCTGGAATTCACCATTCCACTGATGAATTTCATCCAGGCAAAACGCatagaaatacaaacaaagcaaacaagAGGATAGAAGATGCAGAAATTGGGTCGAACAAGATATCTGTCGGATATTTCGAGGGGTTGCGAACTTATTGGCTGTACGAAAGACTTTTTCAACCGTTCAACAGCCAAATTTATTGCAACTGTTCACAAGTGGGGACTGTTTCCAAGAGAATGTTTAAAAAGACCTCCGAGATGGGAAGTTTCGATATCGTAGTGTTTCCATACGATGTAGCGATAGCGCCCGGCATCGATGACAATTGGAAGAGAATTCTTAAACAGCGCCACGGATTACAAAGATGGGTGTACGCAACAAGAGAAACGCCCTCGAAACTTCGTAACTCACTTATACCGAAACCGCTAACTAAGAAGACTTACCATTGGTCGTGTACCTATCGTTCAAATTCCGATATAACGATTCCTTACGGGTATTTCAAACGATACGAAAAACCGCAAAGAGCTACCACTTTAAATTGGGCGGAGAATAAAACGGGATTGGTTGCATGGATGTCAACCAATTCCGCGAAACAGTGGAATAGAAAAGGATTTGTCGAGACATTGTCTAGTCTAGTTGACATCGATATCTATGGTGGACCAACTGGCATATCTTGCCCCCGAAATTCATCAGTATGTGATAAAAAGATACAAAGTCATAAATTTTATCTCGCATTAGAGAACAGTTGTTGTAAGGAATATATCAGCGAAAAACTTTGGAGaactttaatattaaatacagTACCGATTGTGATTGGTCCACAGAAACGCGACTATTTGAATCTAGCGCCTCCAAATTCGTTCATTTACGCTGATGACTTCGAATCGATGCAAGATTTGGTATCATATCTGAAATATGTCGACAGTAACGATACTTTATACAACGAATATTTTAAATGGCGGGAAGTTGGATATGTTATAAACTTGTCGAGTGAAACAGCTGCACCAATAATTGCCGGAGCCAATGAGCCACCACCGGGAATATATTACTCTTGTTATAGTGCATGTAAGATGGCTGATTTATACAGAACGGACAAGATGGAAAAAAGACACAAACAACACTTCTTTAATCCCAGATCAAAACAGTGGATGGGTTCTTGCGAGCCGTGTGCAAAACATAACTGGATCTCACATTTTGAATACGAAGTAACATAG
- the LOC139965073 gene encoding uncharacterized protein, which produces MNEDRDGGRSTPESSISQSNHNSRRTEMFAVLAFGIAILLTIFLARSFKGIEYNQFGFKRRKASGKVDTDTVYSGGRYPIGITFNFKTFPADAHILELWNLEVFTSDRLQVSLDCALQYFLRIEDLKLLHDNYDLQYESVLEDSARDAIKSAATRFSTRDYGIIRGEIEEVLFVAARVRLGGLCCPIWCDLPTGGCNSTGCIPRESDSCGPDQLGLFASVRFFQLLYVEIDPNVIAQNLKTLTQMEDAKKEVFLQSSQLVRLETLKMVEEINNTAAELSQNATAQADLIRAKASADAQAIVENAHNAGLQLMYSRLNITAQEEKASLNYLRTLRDHQDVYMTINFNSLVNTAGFP; this is translated from the exons ATGAATGAAGACAGAGATGGAGGAAGGAGTACGCCAGAGAGTAGCATATCCCAGTCCAATCACAATAGTCGAAGGACTGAAATGTTTGCTGTTTTGGCTTTTGGAATAGCAATTTTATTGACCATCTTCCTTGCAAGATCATTTAAAGGAATAGAGTACAACCAG TTTGGCTTCAAACGCCGGAAAGCGTCTGGAAAAGTGGACACTGACACTGTTTATTCAGGTGGTAGATACCCAATCGGCATCACCTTCAACTTTAAAACGTTCCCAGCCGATGCTCATATTCTGGAACTGTGGAATCTTGAAGTTTTCACGAGCGACCGTCTACAG GTATCACTCGATTGTGCTCTTCAGTATTTCCTTCGTATTGAAGATTTGAAATTGCTCCACGACAATTACGACCTCCAGTATGAGTCCGTCTTAGAGGACAGTGCCCGAGATGCCATCAAGAGTGCAGCTACCCGTTTCAGCACCAGGGACTATGGCATCATTCGGGGAGAGATTGAGGAAGTGCTCTTTGTGGCTGCTAGAGTCAGACTTGGAGGTCTTTGCTGTCCCATCTGGTGTGATCTACCCACAG GTGGTTGCAATTCTACCGGCTGCATTCCCAGAGAGAGCGATTCCTGTGGCCCAGATCAGCTTGGGTTGTTTGCCAGCGTGAGGTTTTTTCAACTCCTCTACGTCGAGATCGATCCAAACGTCATCGCCCAAAATCTGAAGACGCTGACTCAGATGGAAGATGCCaaaaaggaagtttttctaCAATCCTCACAGTTGGTGCGGCTTGAAACACTGAAAATG gtCGAGGAAATTAACAACACAGCAGCAGAACTCAGCCAGAATGCGACAGCCCAGGCCGATCTGATCCGGGCAAAAGCGTCAGCCGATGCTCAGGCCATCGTAGAGAATGCGCACAACGCAGGGTTACAGCTGATGTACAGTAGACTCAACATCACGGCACAGGAGGAAAAAGCGTCATTGAACTACCTGAGAACGTTGAGGGATCACCAGGATGTCTACATGACTATCAATTTTAATTCTTTAGTCAACACGGCAGGTTTTCCCTGA
- the LOC139965074 gene encoding uncharacterized protein translates to MADKKQVIIFWLTLAGIAALLLVIMLPRSFKGVEFDEFGFKRRKASGRVDTTEVFMGGRYYIGITFDFKKFPADAHFVEFYDLAVFTSDRLEVNLDCAFQYFLRLEDLALLHDTYDLQYKDILEKNALDAIKSSVTQFSTRDFGTIRDEIEETLFRAVRSRLGGLCCPLWCDRPGGMCNLTACISQEECGVDDLGLFASVRFFQLLFVDIPDDVISRNLLTLTQLEDGEREEYIQDAQLVQIQTEKMVQDTQNKASELSQNATAQSNLIRARAVAEAQAIVEGAHSQGLALMFSTLNITTQEQKASLNYLRTLRDHQDLYMSINFNSLVNTAGFN, encoded by the exons ATGGCTGATAAGAAGCAAGTGATCATCTTTTGGTTAACCTTAGCAGGTATAGCAGCTTTACTACTAGTCATAATGTTGCCAAGATCCTTCAAAGGAGTGGAATTTGATGAG TTTGGGTTCAAACGTCGTAAGGCCTCAGGGAGAGTTGATACCACAGAGGTCTTCATGGGTGGCAGGTACTACATTGGAATCACTTTCGATTTCAAAAAATTTCCCGCAGATGCCCACTTTGTAGAGTTTTACGATCTGGCAGTGTTTACCAGTGACCGTCTTGAG GTCAACTTGGACTGCGCATTTCAATACTTTCTGAGGTTGGAGGACTTAGCCTTACTGCACGACACATACGACTTGCAGTACAAGGATATCTTAGAGAAGAACGCTCTGGATGCCATCAAGAGTTCTGTGACACAGTTCAGTACCAGGGACTTTGGAACCATCAGGGACGAGATAGAAGAAACCCTCTTTCGCGCCGTGAGGTCCCGTCTTGGAGGCCTCTGCTGTCCTCTCTGGTGTGACCGACCCGGAG GCATGTGTAACCTCACCGCATGCATCTCCCAAGAGGAATGCGGAGTGGATGATCTCGGCCTGTTTGCGAGCGTCAGATTCTTCCAGCTGTTGTTTGTGGATATTCCAGACGACGTCATCAGTCGCAACCTCCTGACCCTGACCCAGCTGGAGGACGGAGAGAGGGAAGAGTACATTCAGGACGCCCAGTTAGTCCAGATCCAAACGGAAAAAATG GTGCAAGACACTCAGAACAAGGCCTCTGAGTTATCCCAAAATGCAACAGCTCAGTCCAACCTCATACGCGCCAGAGCTGTCGCAGAGGCGCAGGCGATAGTGGAAGGCGCCCACAGTCAAGGTTTGGCGTTAATGTTTAGTACACTGAACATCACCACGCAGGAGCAGAAGGCCTCTCTGAATTACCTAAGGACACTGAGAGATCACCAAGATCTTTACATGAGTATCAATTTCAATTCCTTAGTCAACACAGCTGgttttaattaa